The following coding sequences are from one Streptomyces angustmyceticus window:
- a CDS encoding D-alanyl-D-alanine carboxypeptidase family protein gives MAIDARVSKKAAAMTLIAAAAVSLTSIPAAAHDATSRQPAAAGAGVQAAAAPGTRRLPGGLSALSWMVADADTGSVLAAKNPHRKLPPASTLKTLFAVTVLPKFSAGTVRRVSSGDLAGIGAGSSVVGVKEGRRYSVADLWRGVFLRSGNDAVHVLAAMNGGWGNTAQEMQETARRLGARDTTVKSPDGYDAPGQVSSAYDLTVFARAGLANDDFARYCATPRAAFPGAGGTTMIENTNRILVGSHGMSRYPGIIGVKNGYTSKAGNTLIAAARRNGRTLLVTVLNPQSNENNAVYKEAGSLLDWGFDSAGTAQPVGTLHAVRTAYDGGVPLGPEAAELTAADTGGGSPRRSALVLGAGAAGLVAMGLGALFGRRRQARGRAGQGSGPA, from the coding sequence ATGGCAATTGACGCGCGTGTGTCCAAGAAGGCAGCGGCGATGACCCTGATCGCCGCCGCCGCTGTGTCGCTGACGTCCATACCGGCCGCTGCGCACGACGCGACGTCCCGTCAGCCCGCCGCGGCCGGTGCCGGGGTGCAGGCCGCTGCCGCCCCCGGCACCCGGCGGCTGCCCGGCGGTCTGTCCGCCCTGTCCTGGATGGTGGCCGACGCGGACACCGGCAGCGTGCTGGCCGCGAAGAACCCCCACCGCAAGCTGCCCCCGGCCAGCACCCTCAAGACGCTGTTCGCGGTCACCGTCCTGCCGAAGTTCTCGGCCGGCACCGTACGCCGGGTCAGCTCGGGGGACCTCGCGGGCATCGGGGCCGGCAGCAGCGTCGTCGGCGTCAAGGAGGGCCGCCGCTACTCCGTCGCCGACCTGTGGCGCGGGGTCTTCCTGCGGTCCGGCAACGACGCGGTGCACGTACTGGCCGCGATGAACGGCGGCTGGGGCAACACCGCCCAGGAGATGCAGGAGACCGCCCGCAGGCTCGGGGCCCGCGACACCACCGTCAAGTCCCCGGACGGCTATGACGCGCCCGGCCAGGTGTCCTCCGCGTACGACCTGACGGTCTTCGCCCGCGCCGGGCTCGCCAACGACGACTTCGCCCGCTACTGCGCCACGCCCCGCGCCGCGTTCCCCGGCGCCGGCGGCACCACCATGATCGAGAACACCAACCGGATCCTGGTGGGCTCGCACGGGATGTCCCGCTACCCCGGCATCATCGGCGTCAAGAACGGCTACACCAGCAAGGCCGGCAACACCCTGATCGCCGCCGCCCGGCGGAACGGCCGCACCCTGCTGGTCACCGTGCTGAACCCGCAGTCGAACGAGAACAACGCCGTCTACAAGGAGGCCGGTTCGCTGCTGGACTGGGGCTTCGACAGCGCCGGCACGGCCCAGCCGGTGGGCACCCTGCACGCCGTGCGCACCGCCTACGACGGCGGCGTGCCGCTCGGCCCGGAGGCCGCCGAACTCACCGCGGCCGACACGGGCGGCGGCTCCCCCCGGCGCTCCGCCCTCGTCCTCGGGGCGGGCGCCGCCGGCCTCGTGGCCATGGGGCTGGGCGCCCTGTTCGGCCGCCGGCGGCAGGCGCGCGGGCGCGCAGGCCAGGGGTCAGGGCCGGCGTAG
- a CDS encoding cytochrome P450 family protein, which yields MPNTADTGSDAPIDVTPLLDDPYPAYAALREAGPVHRITAADGNPAWLVTRYDDVRSGLADPRLSLDKRHAAPGGYQGFSLPPALDANMANMDPPDHTRIRRLVAKAFTPRRVEALRAPTRKTADALLDAMAERGRADLIADYAGPLPITVICDLLGIPHRDRRDFLAWSDALITPDPSRPELMKEAIGAMQEFYTGLIAAKRAEPGDDLLSDLIAVRDDQTAEGAGEGSERLSEDELTSLAFLLLFGGYENTVHLIGNAVLTLLDHPEQLRQLQRNPAELPAAVEEFLRFDGPGPLSLRRFPTEDLEIGGVRIAAGETVLLAIASANRDPERFPDPATFDRGRDRSGHLALGHGIHYCLGAPLARMETVIALEALLDRFPGLRLDVPRGDVRHRRALRSRGLISLPVAF from the coding sequence ATGCCGAACACCGCCGATACCGGCTCCGACGCCCCCATCGACGTGACGCCGCTCCTCGACGATCCGTACCCCGCCTACGCCGCGCTGCGCGAAGCCGGGCCGGTGCACCGGATCACCGCCGCCGACGGGAACCCCGCCTGGCTGGTGACCCGTTACGACGACGTCCGCAGCGGCCTCGCCGACCCCCGGCTCTCCCTGGACAAGCGCCATGCCGCGCCCGGCGGCTACCAGGGGTTCTCGCTCCCGCCCGCACTGGACGCCAACATGGCGAACATGGATCCGCCGGACCACACCCGGATCCGCCGCCTGGTCGCCAAGGCCTTCACCCCGCGCCGGGTCGAGGCGCTGCGCGCGCCCACACGGAAGACCGCCGACGCGCTGCTGGACGCCATGGCGGAGCGCGGCCGGGCGGACCTGATCGCCGACTACGCGGGCCCGCTGCCGATCACCGTGATCTGCGATCTGCTCGGCATCCCGCACCGCGACCGCCGCGACTTCCTGGCCTGGTCGGACGCGCTCATCACACCGGACCCCAGCCGTCCGGAACTGATGAAGGAGGCGATCGGGGCGATGCAGGAGTTCTACACCGGCCTGATCGCGGCCAAGCGCGCGGAGCCGGGCGACGATCTTCTCTCGGACCTGATCGCGGTGCGCGACGACCAGACCGCCGAGGGAGCGGGGGAGGGGAGCGAGCGGCTCAGCGAGGACGAACTGACCTCGCTCGCCTTCCTCCTCCTCTTCGGCGGCTACGAGAACACCGTCCACCTCATCGGCAACGCGGTGCTCACCCTGCTCGACCACCCCGAACAGCTCCGCCAGTTGCAGCGTAATCCGGCCGAACTGCCCGCCGCCGTCGAGGAGTTCCTCCGCTTCGACGGGCCCGGCCCGCTGTCGCTGCGCCGCTTCCCCACGGAGGACCTGGAGATCGGCGGCGTGCGGATCGCTGCCGGGGAGACCGTGCTGCTGGCGATCGCGTCCGCGAACCGCGACCCGGAGCGCTTTCCCGATCCGGCCACTTTCGACCGCGGCCGCGACCGCTCGGGGCACCTCGCGCTGGGGCACGGCATCCACTACTGCCTCGGCGCCCCACTGGCCCGGATGGAGACCGTCATCGCGCTGGAAGCGCTCCTCGACCGCTTCCCGGGGCTGCGTCTGGACGTCCCGCGTGGCGATGTGCGGCATCGTCGGGCCCTGCGCTCGCGTGGCCTGATTTCGCTCCCCGTCGCCTTCTGA
- a CDS encoding MAB_1171c family putative transporter, translating into MFDVIYLSFGVAAWLIVGYKSRAWLRDRSNADLGLACVMTGGVATVFLFSAPSLYRAFDRLTGVANLAMVFLYSSVVMFAAGALVLMLRWTAGEGAAARARARTRARAAVGGVAALWAVAIAGFAVGRPDAVEHPRDFSTAYTDSPGVMLFLVLYLAIFGMSAAALGTLCPRLAARLGRTYLARGLRLLSAGCWLGVGYCGCKVIGFVLSWTGHAALWLSNGVAPLSASVAALMVLAGFALPAAGPRVAAWRRLRRLSPLWRTVTARSPEVTMEPSAWAVRWPFADLEWRANRQMAEIRDVQRGIRRHVESDAVDIARERARAVALDDRQLAAVAEAAALRRGLENRAVGHVPVHGADSVVVTDGSDPAELTAEYEHLALVADVYHSPLIETVLTELRQRSAVART; encoded by the coding sequence GTGTTTGACGTCATCTACCTGTCGTTCGGGGTGGCCGCCTGGCTGATCGTCGGGTACAAGTCCCGTGCGTGGCTGCGCGACCGCAGCAACGCGGACCTGGGGCTGGCCTGCGTGATGACCGGCGGGGTCGCCACGGTCTTCCTGTTCTCCGCGCCGAGCCTCTACCGCGCCTTCGACCGGCTCACCGGCGTGGCCAACCTCGCCATGGTGTTCCTCTACTCCTCCGTCGTGATGTTCGCCGCGGGCGCGCTGGTGCTGATGCTGCGCTGGACGGCGGGCGAGGGCGCGGCCGCGCGGGCCCGCGCGCGGACCAGGGCGCGGGCCGCCGTCGGGGGAGTGGCCGCGCTCTGGGCGGTGGCCATCGCCGGTTTCGCGGTCGGCAGGCCGGACGCCGTCGAGCATCCCCGCGACTTCAGCACCGCCTACACCGACTCGCCGGGAGTGATGCTCTTCCTGGTGCTGTATCTGGCCATCTTCGGCATGAGTGCGGCGGCCCTGGGGACGCTGTGCCCGCGGCTCGCCGCCCGGCTCGGCCGGACCTATCTGGCGCGTGGCCTGCGGCTGCTGTCCGCGGGGTGCTGGCTCGGTGTGGGCTACTGCGGCTGCAAGGTCATCGGCTTCGTCCTGTCCTGGACGGGGCACGCGGCGCTGTGGCTGTCCAACGGCGTGGCCCCGCTCAGCGCCTCGGTCGCGGCGCTCATGGTCCTGGCCGGGTTCGCGCTGCCGGCGGCCGGCCCCCGGGTCGCCGCCTGGCGCCGGCTGCGCCGCCTCTCCCCGCTCTGGCGGACCGTCACCGCCCGCTCCCCGGAGGTCACGATGGAGCCCTCGGCGTGGGCCGTGCGGTGGCCGTTCGCGGATCTGGAGTGGCGGGCCAACCGGCAGATGGCCGAGATCCGGGACGTACAGCGCGGCATCCGCCGCCACGTGGAGTCCGACGCCGTCGACATCGCCCGTGAGCGGGCCCGCGCGGTCGCCCTGGACGACCGGCAGTTGGCGGCCGTCGCGGAGGCCGCCGCCCTCCGCCGGGGCCTGGAGAACCGTGCGGTGGGCCATGTCCCGGTCCACGGCGCCGACAGCGTGGTGGTCACCGACGGTTCGGATCCGGCCGAACTCACCGCGGAGTACGAGCACTTGGCGCTGGTCGCGGACGTCTACCACTCGCCGCTGATCGAGACCGTGCTCACCGAGCTGCGCCAGCGCAGCGCGGTGGCGCGCACCTGA
- a CDS encoding helix-turn-helix domain-containing protein, which translates to MSVGDDGRSGEAGGTLAERLSHLFANMHPPGAPYTNAFVAEEISGGDEEYGEVKVTEQYLSMLRNGRRTNPSPELLRALAKFFGVPVGYLLGDLSQPQAARVEEEVRFLAAMRDQRVRAIALRSVGLPPEVQDSLTTIISQFRQQMNLPADPPDRGGDRGGE; encoded by the coding sequence ATGAGTGTGGGGGACGACGGCCGGTCCGGCGAAGCGGGCGGCACGCTCGCGGAGCGGCTGAGTCACCTCTTCGCGAACATGCATCCGCCGGGCGCCCCGTACACCAACGCCTTTGTGGCGGAGGAGATCAGCGGGGGCGACGAGGAGTACGGCGAGGTCAAGGTCACCGAGCAGTACCTGTCGATGCTGCGCAACGGCAGGCGTACGAACCCGAGCCCGGAACTCCTGCGCGCGCTGGCCAAGTTCTTCGGCGTACCGGTCGGCTATCTGCTGGGGGACCTCTCGCAGCCGCAGGCCGCGCGGGTGGAGGAGGAGGTCCGCTTCCTGGCCGCCATGCGCGACCAGCGGGTGCGCGCCATCGCGCTGCGCTCCGTGGGGTTGCCGCCGGAGGTGCAGGACAGCCTGACGACGATCATCTCCCAGTTCCGGCAGCAGATGAACCTGCCGGCCGATCCGCCCGACCGGGGCGGTGACCGGGGTGGTGAGTGA
- a CDS encoding YiaA/YiaB family inner membrane protein, whose translation MTTPSIQRPTTTAFFVQAAVSFGLSLAALVIGITRLPVGPWERGFLAIGLVFVVSSAFTLAKCVRDRQEVAEVTNRVDKARIDKILIEQDVFKPGQV comes from the coding sequence ATGACTACTCCATCGATTCAGCGGCCGACGACGACGGCCTTCTTCGTGCAGGCCGCGGTGTCCTTCGGGCTGTCGCTGGCGGCGCTGGTGATCGGGATCACCAGGCTGCCGGTGGGGCCCTGGGAGCGCGGGTTCCTCGCCATCGGCCTGGTCTTCGTGGTGTCGTCGGCGTTCACGCTGGCCAAGTGCGTCCGCGACCGGCAGGAGGTCGCGGAGGTGACCAACCGGGTCGACAAGGCCCGGATCGACAAGATCCTCATCGAGCAGGACGTCTTCAAGCCGGGGCAGGTCTGA